The sequence TATGTGCATACACAAATTATGTACTAAATAATGGTAGTGTGAAGATAAGTACACTCTACATATTCCGTGAGTGGTTGGAAAGCCTTATGTTTGGAAAACTTGTGAAACCATGATAAGTAAATCAGAAGTCTTGGATGTCATGTTACTGTACTACTTCTTGATTTTTGCAGTCAGCCCAGTAATGACTTCACATTTGTGTTTCAAGAGGATGATTTAGGCCAAATTCTAGAATTACCAAGGTGACTTTTGACTattatgaaacagaaaaattccattaaaaCTCCTGTTCTGGACCTTTTTTGGAATGGAATACTTGTTTACCTCATCTTTGCAGTTTCAGTTGGAGTTACTGGAATGTGTTTGCTAGATTGGAACGTAGAATTACAAatcaaaaagaggaaaagacgCTGCTGAAGaattcccccccctcccactACAGCACTGAGTTATAAGGGTAGGGAATATCAGCAGACTGTTTTTTCGCTCTTAAATAGTGGttggaagaaaatacaagtgGAAATGAAGATTATTTTACCCACAGTGCCAGAAAGGTGCTCTTTAGCTTCTCAGTGCCTTACTTTCCTGTTTACAGAATGAACAGACATTTTGGCATCTTGTGCTGAAATTTAGACTTTTCTTAATAATTCTGTGTCCTTTTGAAGAAGTAACAGTAAACATTCATTCAGTATTGACTGAAATGcttaaatttttaaaacccTATATGCTTTATCAAACTTAAACAGAGCTTGTCAGAGAAGAGCCGAGAACTagacaaactgaaaaatgaatggACATCATACACTACAGCTCTAACAAACAAACACACGCAGGAGCTgacaaatgaaaaggaaagagctctCCAGGTATgacaacagaaaagaattaaCAGTATTCTTATATGTGAATAGTTTCTTGGCTTAAGTTTCAGATTCATTGAATAACTACTTAGTTTCTTTGCTTCTCATAGGCACAAGCTCAGTACCAACAACAGCAcgaacaacagaaaaaggagtTAGAAAATTTGCATCAGAAAAGTATTCAACAGTTACAGAACAGACTCTCAGAACTCGAGGTCATCAACAAAGATCTAACAGAAAGGAGATACAAAGGAGACTCCACAGTCAGAGAActgaaagcaaagctttctgGAATAGAAGATGTATGGCTTATTAATTTCCATAACCAAACTTACTACTTTTAGAGCATTAACACTGCCTGCCTATGCATGTAATAGAAAATATAGCATATTAAGTTTGTTCAGCTCCTCTTCGCTCCACGTTATGCTTACTATTTAGATAGATTTGTTTAAATTACTATTAcaggttttcttaaaaaaaaaagaaaataaaattccttcCCAACATTCTAGGAATGTCAAAGAGCAAAGCAGGAGGTGCTGTCACTGCGTCGGGAGAACGCTACTCTGGATGCTGAATGTCATGAAAAAGAGAAACTCATTAATCAGCTACAGACACGGGTTGCTGTTCTGGAACAAGAGATCAAAGATAAAGATCAGCTAGTTATTAGAACAAAAGAAGTATTAGATGCAACGCAAGAACAAAAGGTTCCTTCACGTTTCAAAATAACTTTCTCTAAAGCTCTGTAGAACCTTCTTAATTGCAGTATCTATAGATTAGCAGCTGACTAGTTCCTATGAATACAGCCAGTAAGCTTTCATATGTAATTAAAGATTCTAAATAATGGCATCAAAAGTATACTGGATTCAGTTTTACAAAGGTTGCTACTGTTTTAATATTGTGGTACTGGAGTAAAGTTAGTGGTACtttttgtaaacaaaaaaatggatGAATTGAGATCCTATGTAATTTGACTGAAAAGCAAGGACTGAATTTCTTGTAAGGATTATCTTTCAAAGAATTATTGAGGTTCTACTTGAAATCATAAGCGGTGTCTATCATGTATCTTTAttatagtatttttaatattcttttaaaggCAATACTGGAAGAGagtacagagaaaaaacaaagtcataTTGAAAAACTAGAGACAACAATTAAGTCACTGTCAGCTGAACTTCTTAAGGTTTGTTTGAACATTCCGTTATCCTTATGAAATGTCTTCCTTATTTTtaggtgttttattttaagaacatctgatttattatttttttaataggctaATGAAATTATCAAGAAGTTACAAGGAGATTTGAAAACTCTAATGagtaaattaaaattgaaaaatacagtaacaattcagcaggaaaaactattggcagaaaaagaagagagacttCAAAAAGAGCAGAGAGAATTGCAGGACATGGGACAATCTCTTCAAATG comes from Haliaeetus albicilla chromosome 8, bHalAlb1.1, whole genome shotgun sequence and encodes:
- the SASS6 gene encoding spindle assembly abnormal protein 6 homolog isoform X4 codes for the protein MMLEEKLRKTEEDLTRQLSYTQQSLSEKSRELDKLKNEWTSYTTALTNKHTQELTNEKERALQAQAQYQQQHEQQKKELENLHQKSIQQLQNRLSELEVINKDLTERRYKGDSTVRELKAKLSGIEDECQRAKQEVLSLRRENATLDAECHEKEKLINQLQTRVAVLEQEIKDKDQLVIRTKEVLDATQEQKAILEESTEKKQSHIEKLETTIKSLSAELLKANEIIKKLQGDLKTLMSKLKLKNTVTIQQEKLLAEKEERLQKEQRELQDMGQSLQMKEQEVCKLQEQLETTMQKLEESKQLLKTNENVITWLNKQLNEIQMAKKLETSASTHGGVRTAISPHGMPDRPSFPSSGISHPVSPLYAFQNFLEPAHNKNVNSQCPVPKIQFNTQLSKMNQCSDVQIVTATSHPANKENLFTSTGDNLGLESKYFKKKDDSIPLRGLSQNALNSEYLKPYLPTKAQPSPKAAVTPASAYFPG